The Elaeis guineensis isolate ETL-2024a chromosome 3, EG11, whole genome shotgun sequence region aatactatccGATTGCAGAGGAATACTGTAGTATTTTAAAGGATATAAGGATAATTTCAGCCAAAATAGATAGttgcttttaatttatatttgaaaTTGGTAGATACTTTTATATAAAACTCATTTGGAGAGCTGTTCTTAAGTTAAAAGTAGAGCttgagatttatctctagttctCCATAGAATATATACAAAATTAATAAAAACTTCATACATCAGTTGATTTTTCGTTAATGGTTAATCATGATTATGGTTTAGAAAAATCATTAATGGTTGGAAAGTTTTTATTGGCCGTGAGGTGAAGAGCTGAaccatattttgaataaaaaaaagagattgaGCCTAACCCATGGTTTAGCAGAATCATTAATGGTTTGAAAGTTTTTATTGGCTGTGAGTGAAGTGCTGAatcatattttgaataaaaaaaaaatattgcccACTATAGGAAAAAAGCTACCCATTTAGAAATTTTTTCATATAGTAGGCCCCACTACCATGGTGGATAtcatcttttctctcttttcgtTTATAGCCAAagtaaattttattcaaaatatgatggaccccccttttttttattgaaatcatgATTCATCTCTTGCctcacaataaaaaattttaagttattaattgtttcttgctaaatcatggTTAACCATGTTAGCCATTAATGAGAAATCAGCTAATGTGTGGGGCTCTTGTTGGCTTCACttccttttttttattgaaatcatgGTTATCTCTTTACCTCACAATAAAAGCTTTCAAGCCATTAATGATTTTTTGCTAAATCATGGTTAACTATTGTTAGTCATTAATGAAAATTCAGCTGATGTAtgagatttttattatttttgcctATATCCTACGTAATAGAGTATTATTTCTCTGATTGAGGGACAGATTCAACCAATTAGTGAGTTCCGTGTGGACCCGGTGGTATGAGTGGTTATGTGGTGaattatgtatatatgtataatgGAGATTTATTTGTGcaagattttttatttatcttggaTGGCGATATTAATGATGAGAGTTATTAAAATTCATTATTTAACATAGAATAGAAATTAGCTATCGAAATATTCcactttttataatttattaaataccATATCACAGTAAAAGAGCTATTTtctaaagaaggaaagaaaaaacaaCATCAAAAATCTTTGAATAAAGAAAAAAACTATATTCTATGCATCTCATAAGATATATGCTAGTAGCATTATAAATATGATGCTTATCTATTTTAAACTTACTGTCTTAGTTGcttctatttattataatttattacaataataTATTGCATTTTGAAAATGGTTGAATaaagggaaaaaaaattattccGTTCATTTCGTAAACTATATGCTAGTAGTATTATCAATGTGATGCTTGTCTATCATACGCTTATTTTCTTAGTTGCTTCATATTACAAATCCATCAAGCTTCTCAATTGCTTTATTCTAGCACCTTTTACTTTCAGCATTCTAATCTCAACATCGACCACATTATTGGTCTTTGTTTGCGATTCTCgatttatagaaaaaatttttgcgaCTCTCAATTTATAGAaaagtttctttcacttaatattTTCAACTACCTcttaccaaaaagaaaagaatttcaactctataactaaattttttatgttaaaaagtttttaattctttcacaGGCAAGCACTACATTTAGGCTTAGTTATGCATAAAATGTCCAAGTGTAAAAGGATgtgcatgtgatgcttgtctatcttatatttattatatcttagttacttttatttattataatttattataatattatattacattttGAAAATAgttgaataaagaaaaaaaaaactatattccATTCATGTCGTAAGCTATATGCTAGTAGCATTATCAATGTGATGCTTGTTTATCTTATGCTTATCGTCTTGGTTGCTTTCATGTTGCAAATCCGTCAACCTTCTCAATTGCTTTATTCTAGAGCTTTTCACTTTCGGCATTTTAATCTCAACCTCCACCACATTATTAGTCTTTGTGTACGGCTTTTGATGTAGAGAAAAGTTTCTTTCACTAAACATTTTCAACTACctcctacaaaataaaaaaaaaaaaaaaaaatcaaccatctaACTAAATCTTTTATGTTAAAAAGTTTTTAATTATTTTCATAGGCAAGCACTATATTTAGGCTTGTTAAGTTATGCATAAATTGTCGAAGTGTAAGCGAGATAGATctacttattttttattatgaaattaGCAAGAATGCATgccaaaaaaattcataaagagtataaaatagaaattataaagtaaaaaatataaaaagtgaAATGATGTGGTATGTTATCCAGTTTTATTTGTCTTTCATCAATTCATTCTTCAGTGATGATTTTTACCTTGCTTGTGAAAATCTCCTCCTGCCACAATCTTGTACGTAAGAATCCTTGTGAATCATGCCACTTATGCCGGCATGCTTGCACGGTTCACGTCAGGCATTGATTAGTGCATCCCGTACCCAGTGAAGGGAGGCAGTCGTGCAAGCTAAACCAAGATAAGATAATCGATGAACATTACTACCAGCTAGCCGAGGGTGACCGCTAACTCCTCAAATACTTCGGGTTCGGGCCCATGTGATTAATGGACGCAACGTGGGTAGCTGCATCTGAGAAAACGGCAATTATGAAAGGAACATGGAATTTAATCCCCCAGCCTGTCGTCACAAGGAAAGCCCCGAAGGCGGTGGAAAAGTAATGGGGGGAAGGTGGCAGATTCCAGCGCCCTGCCCCCGTTTGAATGCGCTGCCGCCGGTCTCTACCCACTTGCAAAGGAAGCCCTAAAGCCGTGTTTTTCTACCGCAACCACCACCCTTTCTTGTTTAGTGGATCAAAACCGTGTTTTCTACCGCGACCACACCACCTTGAGCCCTACTTCTGCTATCCCTCCCTGTGGTCGGTCAAGAGTCAGACCACCACCCCACGCCACACACGGcacaccccaccccaccccacgCTCCTCACGACACTTGACCATCTCTTCTGTGACCCGGTCCATTCTTCCCCAAACCCTTTCTAATTTTATTTGCACGTTGCACGGTAAACACCATTTGCGTGGTGCCTCAAATTTTCTTGCACCGTCCTCCACCCAAGCATTCGATCGATCGATCGACCGTTCGGACTCTGCCTCCACATATCAATCACCGACGACAGCAACCGCAACAAATCGCAGACCCCACGCCTTCGCCAACTACCCTCGGTAACGCCGCCGCACCACCTTATAAAAACTAGGCTTTGGACGGCACGCGCGGCCATGCCTCCCGGGAGCACCGGAATAACCGAGGGAGATGCGCGACAAAGTTGGGAGCGTCATCCGGCTCCATCCACATGAGACGAGGAGCGACAAGGTAAGGTTAAGACGGGAATCTGCCGAGCGTGACGAGCAACAGCTCGGCGGCGACGGCCACGGCCACAGAAGCTCCTCCCGCTCCCTGAACGGCCATCACCACCACCATCGTCGGTGGCAGCCGCCGGGCGGTGGTATGATGAACGGCGGAAGCGGCAGCATCAGCAAATTGACCGGTGCTCTTCTGCTTCCCAAACGCGCCTTCATCGCCGGCCTGTCGATAGAGGACGTGACCGGGATTGTGAGGCACCATCCCCTTCCCTCTCTGTTGTGCTTTTCCTTGCTCTTCTTCATGGCCGTGGAGTACACCCATGGAATGGTTCCTTCCTCGGCTCCTCCAGTGGACCTCGGTTTCGTCCTCACGCAGTCCCTCCACGGCCTCCTCGCCACCAGGCCCTCCCTCAACTCGGCCCTCGCCGCCCTCAACACTGTAAGTGCCTGTTCTGCTTTCGATACAAACGCATGAAGGGGTGTCCTGCAGTAACCGGGTGGATGTATGAATTTTTTGTCAGGTGTTCGTGGGAATGCAGATCGCGTACATACTATGGACGTTGCTGGTGGAGGGGAGGCCGCGGCCAACCATCGCAACTCTCTTCATGTTCGCTTGCAGGGGTACACTCGGATCGGCTACCCGGCTCCCGCTGCCACAGGTATACCAAAGAAGAATGTTGTTTCATGTCCTCCTCCTGAATAATTTTTGCTTAACTAGTTTGCATGACGCTGGGCTGCATCTTTTGCAGGGCTTCTTGGGCTCGGGTGTGGATTTCCCTGTGGGGAATgtttccttcttcctcttcttctcaggGCATGTGGCAGCGGCGGTGATTGCGTCTCTGGACATGCGGCGGATGGGGCGGCACGGGATGGCCTGGACCTTTGATGCCCTCAATGTTCTGCAGGGGCTGCGGTTGCTCGCCTCCAGGGGCCACTACACCATTGATTTGGTCGTTGGGGTCGGAGCTGGTTTCCTCTTTGACATCCTTGCTGGGAATTACGAGTATAGTAGGACGGGTGAGCACCAGAAACCGGAACGAGCATGTTGCGCCTGCAATTGCAACGGCAGCAGTTGATAGCCATTCCCATGTAACGTAAAAACCTCCCACCGGCCTCTTTATTCCCTTttccctctttttcctttttttttttttcttttccatataAATAATTCCATGGCACAGGATTTCACCTCCCAAACCAGCAGTCACCATTTGGTACCAGCAAATACCTCGGTCACCATCTTTGAATTCACTAGCTCAGAAGGtcagcaattttttttttggggggcttTTAGACAATCATAAACATCACCAATGTGAAAACTGGTACCGAGCCAGCTTAGCTTCTAATGAGGTGGAAGCAGCATTACATCAAGCACAAAATCAAGATTGTCAACTGAGCTTCGACTATTGcctttcgtttttttttttttttttttttggtaagaatacTATGGCCTTCATTACTGGCACTATTAGGGCTATCAAGACGAGCCCCAGAAAGACTATCGCATATCATATAAGTTCTTTCAGGTGGATTATTATTTGCAATGAATGACTTTGATGGTATTCTCCAAATGCTTTCAATCAATTGTTTGTCACCCTCTATGTTGAGTATGTTGGTATTTTAATTTAGATTACCCTCTGGAGGCTTGCAAATTAGTTTAGCTCCGAAGCATGGATACGCTGTATGGATACGCTCTGTTATGGAAATAGGGGATGGCCGGATGGCCTTGCGACACAGTTTATGCATTGCAAGAGATATCAAAAGTGTTCATGTGGAGAATTTGAGAAAGAATTATATTGCCGTCCCATCAGTCAACAGTGACATGCAAGGACCACCAAAATTAAGAGGCATCTTCCATATTATTACGACATTGCAGATATCCTTACTGCAATGAAGTGAAGAAACTAGCCTACTACACTGAAGAAACGGATATTTGTGGAGGATATTAGCAATCGATGTTAAGATCATGCTTTCTGTACCATTATCAGATCAAAGCCACTTTCCTACAGCTACCATATTTCTAGAAGAGAGAAAGGAACTGAAACGCAACAAACAAGCAGCACATTACAGTGCACCTACTGTGGATTAAAAGTGACCATGTGGTCCCTCGAAAGCATGTTCCTACATGTTTCGAGCCAGAATGTTAAATCAATTACCCAAAAGCATCATGTATCATTAGGTCTGCATGACAACAAACATCATCAAACTAACATAATGCTGTCTACCACCCCAGAAAACAGAGTGAGTATTATTGGGGAGAAAGGAGGAATCCAACTCAAGAAAACCTTGATATCCAAGTTGGAAGTAGAAGAAAACCTGGATATACAAGACTCCTTCATGATCTGTAACATTCTTCCACTTCATGCATAAGCTGATTTAAACTCCCCTCGAGTCTAATTCGTCACTCTCTGGGCAAGCATAAACTCTGCACCCAATTACTCTTCTCCAGTACTTTGCTATTTCTAGCCCACTTTATTGACTTGGCGCACAGCGAGCCATATCAAGCCCGTGTTCAAACCCAGCTCTTGCTAGCGAGATGAGGGAGTTTGAGTCCAACCAAAAGAAGACCTTGATATACAAGTCGGAGCTGACTGAGGTCGATTGAAAGCTTAAGTCACTAGTTTTGAACCCAACTACTATATCAATCCATCCACCTTCCACTAATTATTCCATGCGGAGCCAAATCTGGCATGATCCTCAATAGTTATAAGGTGTATTGGAGCTTAATTTAGAGCTTAATTTAAAGTTTAGCCCTCTCAGTGTGAGGATGTCTTGGACTTGACAACATGAGCATAGTACTTGCTAGAATCAGTGGAGGCTAATAGATTCCAAGGTTTGATTCATTTTACATACAGATTAGTCATTTTACATATAGATTCTAAAAAAACTCACCCCCTCGAATAGATATTCGTTGCAAGGATTATACCACGTCCCATTTGTCACAAACTACTGAAAGCCCTTCTTTTCGCCAGCAATGATAAAaactaatattaaaaattaagtttaataCCCGTTAATGTTAAGATTAGTTTTGCTCGTCAGTTTTTGTAAAACATGCTGATGTTAGTGCTTATCCTtgctgacaaaaaaaaaaaaaaattattggtttaTGACAAATGTGACGTGGTATAACCATTATAACAAATAtttattcttctctctctttttcctctcctcCAATTTAAAAGCATAGGATGGTGGAGGTTTTATCATTTAGAAAAGTGCATGGATCTTCTGCTGTACGCTGCATAGTGTAGTGCACAGCGCATACATCCGCAGGTGCAATGGACTATGCGATGCATGCCTCACGTGGTTGTGCACACTGTTCATCATGCGATGGATAATGCGTGCGGTGCATCGTGTGCATAGCAGGGGATCCATACTTTTTAGAAAAAGGTTCTAATCCACCTGTCTTCCCTCTAATTCAAAAAAGTGTGAACGTTGGGAGTGTTCCGGCATTCAATTGGTCAAACAATGTTCTGATCAACTAATGGAGAAATTTGGCAATGATGCATGCCTTTTTTGGTGGGTATTCATGGAGATGTAGCCACGCACAGGAAGTTCTGCAAGAAAGTCCCCATGATACTGCAGAGATAACCCAATAAAGAGAGGTTATGGAGGAAAGTCACAGATGGTTGCAAATATTAAATGTTAAGTATTGCAGGAATGGCCAAGTATTTAATGCAGGAAGCAACAATCATCTCTTCTCTGTAAATGCTCATGCAATATTTTCTTCATTTCCAATAGAAACTTTAAGTTTGCACGTTACTGCTTCGAAATGGcatacttttttctttttctcccgaGTCAAATGAGGGAAATGAACGACCCCTGTTTTATTGGAGAAAACTATATCCAATTTGTCACAATCTAATAAAAGCATCTGCATTTCATCAGACATCATATATTTTATCGATTCTCGTAAATGATATCCCATACTAACTATCAATTTCTGACTTATGACAATTTTAACATGATATCACTGTTGCAATGAATATCTTctcattttattaataaaaataaagtacaaaCAAGAAGTATACAGTAAAAACTAGTAAAACATCAACACATCTGAAGTTGGAGAGTTGTAAATAAAACAACAGAATATGTAAATAGATTGAAGGCTCTCTTGGAATCCGTTTGGTTAGAATATATCAGATTACAgtataatctgataatttttaaaaattatttatctaaaaaaataattacaaaaaaaataatttttattatatttgattgttaaaaaaattattttgaaaaatgataTTAGAAAAAAGATTACTACGTTTGATTGGAGATAAACTACATaagaatatgatcaaatttacaaatatacccttcgatataaaataattttttaatactaagAGAGTATTATTATCTTCAATTAGTATTCATGTAATGACCATAATCACATAGCCCTTTACATAATatcatttttatcttattttttttacaaaagctCATTATTGAGtgaatttagaaaaatatctaaaataaatttaataattatatatgaaattttatTGGGGGTATTTTTGTCAAGTATAGATTACTGTCACTTAAGAATTTATCAAATACCGACTCTCCCATAGTATTTATTTTACCTTCTCTTTTAGGGCCCACAAACATttttaccatctttttcttctctttttcacaCCAAATATGGTAATCTGGCATAGGAATCATTTTTTTATGCCAGATTACCCCCAACTAAACGGCCTATTAAGTGAATCTTTCCAATCTTAGCAATTCTATTCTTTCTCCATATAATCTAGAGTGATTGGAGAGATAGTAAattatatgagaaaaaaatatgtatatatttatatgatatatttaatatGTATGTATCAACATTCTATCATAATTTACTAAgttctatttcttttcaatgtAATAAAAGAAAACATTGGTACAGAGATATTACTAACATTTTCTAATAAATATCCACCTTTTAGTTATAAAGTTGTACCATGAAATTAgtgtaaaatattcaaataaaatgctaaaaaaaatacctatctatttatatatgttatgttttattaggaatttttataaattagatcaccaaaaatttagataaaacctATGTGAGGTGGAGACCGAAACCTTTGAACTAACAAAATCCCAAATAGAGATGCAAATTAGTTGAGCGAGCTtgtaaaaaatatacttttagGGCTTGAGCTATATCTTTCATAAGAAAAAATGATTCTCTTTCATGACGTCCACCAATATattgtataataaaaattttttatgcactacctgtggtgtagaaaatctgatgcgGAGCACACCGCTTTGTCTTATTGAATCGCGTAGCCACCGCTTTccaatatgtatttaatttttatagttttatttttatttaaaattttgaatgacgaaaatatctttcttaaaaaattatggcactccttaaaaattatgacatcttttcataaaaattatgacatattttttctttcaaaaaaattatgatatgctgatattatgatatcctgcattgAAATAATAACTTTCTGCatgggatatcataattttttcataggatgagatgtatcataatttttaagatatgtatttttgtcattcaaaattttgaacGAAAAAGTAGAACTGCGAATATTAAATACGTGTTGGAAAGCAGTGGCTATGTGGTCCAATAAGATGAAGAAGCGCACTTTACGTCAAATTTTCTACACTAcagatggtgcacaaagaatttctcattgtGTAATGGCCTCTTCAAGAACTGTGCCGATAAGAAAGAGATAGAGCACTCGAAGATGTGATCCAGTAATTGAAGCCATAAAAGAAAATTAATCATTCTTTTGCTCAAAAAATGCAACCCAAACCCAAAGTTTTAAACTTATTGCATCGTACCCAGCTCTAAACTTTATGCTTGAATGAATATCAGGTCCAGTCCAAGTTGATAAAAACCCAAACTCACCATGGCCTGACCCATACCTATACAGTTAGTTTTTACATATGTATGATATTTGTGTTtaagcgaaattctttgtgcaacGCAGGTGGTGCAGAACATGTGCACCACCCACGATGATTAATTTCCATATGGAgctaacgaaaaaaaaaaaaaaaatttatccattgCACTCTGGCTCTGCACGTGAATCAATCATCATGGGCGGTGTGTGCGATTGTGTATCGCCTGTAATATACAAAAAATTCCTCTTGTGTTTAAATAAAGTATACACTCTCTCTTTTTCCtggtaggataactatatatatTGACTTTGTATACTCATTCTCGGCTGGTGTCAACAatctacttcaaaaaaaaaaaaaaaaaaaaaatgaatgattcgTATAGTAGGATTTAGGCAGTAGGGATGGCAATGAGTCAAGTATAATTTGATCGGTCAATATCCATATTCATCCCATAATTAAAATACTATATATATGTATCCATCTTGTACCCACTTTAAGACTGGTCAAATAATAGtatgagtcagatcgaatcagAGGATTAGATCGGATTGATAAGGAGctcattatataaatattataaaataattataattttaaaaaaaaaattagatcaaaataatatCAGGTCGGATTTAGAATGGGATATACCATTAGCTGATCTAAATCAGaacttattttagatatttttcttctGAAACGCATATCCATCCTGGATTTTGGTACGATCGGATAAAATTCATCCATTCCTACCGGATTAGGTTGGATATTCGAGAAGTCGGATAAAATTGTCATCTCTGCAGGACCGCCTCCACTCTAACGTTTCCTAATCAGCTTGGGCTCCGGCCGCATTTCTCGGTTTTAATCAGGCTGGGCTCGTCCCCATCTGAGCCAGCCCATTTACCCCACCACACCGTGGCACTTCCACATCTCGTCTTATCCTATTCTCGCCATAGACTTCTGCCTTTCTAAGCATACTCCGCTGCCACAGACCACCGTCTCCGCCTTCCACCAAAAACTGAAAGGAGGATGGCATCTTGGTGGGTGTACCGCCATCTCCGGCGGTGGCTGGTGGACCACCCAGCGATCACCGGCTTCGAATGGCTGCCCAACGAGACCCCCGGCGCCTCCGTACCCTTCGTCGCCGCCATCGTCCTCTCCTACCTCTCCCTCACCCTCCTCCTCCATCGACgcctcctccccctcccctccccctccgCCGCCGCCGTCCGCCTCGCCTCCTCCGCTCAcaaccttctcctcctcctcctctccgccGCCATGGCCGCCGGCTGCGCCCTCTCCACCCTCGCCCAGGCCCCCTCACCCCGCTGGATCTTCTGCTTCCCACCCTCCTCCTCCCCCACCCCGGCCGCCGTCGGCCCCGTCTTCTTCTGGGCCCACGTCTTCTACTTCTCCAAGATCTACGAGCTCCTCGACACCCTCCTCATCGTCCTCGCCGGTGGACGCCGCCTCACCTTCCTCCACGTCTACCACCACGCCGGCGTCGTCGTGATGTGCTACGTCTGGCTGGCGGCAGCGCAATCGCTGGTTCCGGTGGCGCTGGTGACGAACGCCGGGGTGCACGTGGTGATGTACGCGTACTACCTATCGAGCAGCGCCGGGTGGCGGTGGCGGCCGCAGTGGAAGCGGGCGGTGACGGAGCTCCAGATCCTGCAGTTCGTGTTCAGCTTCGCCGTGTCGGTGGTGTTCCTCTGGTACCATTTCGCCGGCGGCGGGTGTAGAGGGATGAAGGGGTGGCTCTTCAACGCCGTCTTCAACGCCTCGCTCCTCGCCCTCTTCCTCAATTTCCACAATACCGCCTACACCACCGGCGGCAAGAGGAGGGAGGACAAGGGCGAGTGATTGGATCCGGTTTTCTTTCTCATGCGTCGACGGGTTACGTGGTGCGGGATTGGTGGGTTTTCTGTGGGGCCGTGGACACGTTC contains the following coding sequences:
- the LOC105041346 gene encoding fatty acid elongase 3-like; its protein translation is MASWWVYRHLRRWLVDHPAITGFEWLPNETPGASVPFVAAIVLSYLSLTLLLHRRLLPLPSPSAAAVRLASSAHNLLLLLLSAAMAAGCALSTLAQAPSPRWIFCFPPSSSPTPAAVGPVFFWAHVFYFSKIYELLDTLLIVLAGGRRLTFLHVYHHAGVVVMCYVWLAAAQSLVPVALVTNAGVHVVMYAYYLSSSAGWRWRPQWKRAVTELQILQFVFSFAVSVVFLWYHFAGGGCRGMKGWLFNAVFNASLLALFLNFHNTAYTTGGKRREDKGE
- the LOC105041347 gene encoding phosphatidylcholine:diacylglycerol cholinephosphotransferase 1, whose product is MRDKVGSVIRLHPHETRSDKVRLRRESAERDEQQLGGDGHGHRSSSRSLNGHHHHHRRWQPPGGGMMNGGSGSISKLTGALLLPKRAFIAGLSIEDVTGIVRHHPLPSLLCFSLLFFMAVEYTHGMVPSSAPPVDLGFVLTQSLHGLLATRPSLNSALAALNTVFVGMQIAYILWTLLVEGRPRPTIATLFMFACRGTLGSATRLPLPQGFLGSGVDFPVGNVSFFLFFSGHVAAAVIASLDMRRMGRHGMAWTFDALNVLQGLRLLASRGHYTIDLVVGVGAGFLFDILAGNYEYSRTGEHQKPERACCACNCNGSS